Proteins encoded by one window of Dryocola sp. LX212:
- a CDS encoding AlpA family phage regulatory protein, with protein MTTYTQTVKILRMRAVAAKLGIARSTIYDWLNAKSPRHDPAFPKPYPLGKQSVGWLESELDEWILHRKPALS; from the coding sequence ATGACCACCTACACCCAGACGGTAAAAATCCTGCGCATGCGAGCAGTTGCGGCCAAACTCGGCATCGCTCGTTCCACCATCTACGACTGGCTGAATGCAAAGTCACCACGTCATGACCCGGCATTCCCGAAACCTTATCCGCTGGGTAAGCAGTCTGTAGGCTGGCTGGAGTCCGAACTGGATGAATGGATTCTTCATCGGAAACCAGCACTGTCCTGA
- a CDS encoding AAA family ATPase, which produces MSEAPAITPLSGQISLRFLELSQFRRLGKVQMDVDPKTTILVGANNSGKTSILAALRHFLADTSPFGAFDISISQWPKLRALGRVWDALEEDPSTSGTSEDEWEEQLGILLSAMPTLDLWFDAKAGMFHYVSPFLSKFSWKGGAVGVRLRLEPATNIEDLKQLAWEYHQARMPVKDMGKDSLAWPIDLLDFWLREASLLGQVRAYKLDADNNPLDGIRTYVSQTLDADSSPIDRKNLQKLIRVDFVAAQRGLGSEEADSRSASGPHRIGLFSNQLLKFARQHLNVAATGHGHRADLIKAVADAQQELDKKIHEAIGPSVEEVKELGYPGLHDPQEIHFRTRIQTADLLDHGTAVQYSMQKDSLEELLPEYSIGLGYQNLQSLSYQLVSFKAARLNPEKGAPVPVHLVMIEEPEAHLHVQVQRIFPGKAHKLISPNGSDELGLKSQLIISTHSSHLAHAENFDRLRYVRRIAKSEEKPMPTTEVVNLGQVFGDDKTTRQFAERYFRVQHTDLLFANAAIFVEGVAERMLLPLFIERDFAILNSRYLSFLDIGGSHAHRLRSLVERLRIPTVIITDIDPVEERPGKPKKNGEPTTTLVVVANTGQPGLQCGNPTLRGWHPKLQQLEDFKNPKDEHLVWNEIAECSVRFAWQLPVAEADGQWPSTFEDSLILRNIPWFKQLIDEKVDGDGKQIKPPKGALGSVARKVADNDNIPELLSALHNLMHGSFNKGDFAASIFEMIAADEPIACPKYIEDALEWLQTQLEPGKELMS; this is translated from the coding sequence ATGTCAGAAGCACCAGCTATCACACCATTATCTGGACAGATATCACTAAGATTTCTTGAGCTTTCCCAATTCCGCCGACTTGGCAAGGTTCAAATGGACGTTGACCCAAAGACTACTATCCTCGTCGGCGCTAACAATAGCGGCAAAACATCAATTCTGGCAGCGCTGCGCCACTTCCTTGCTGATACCTCACCATTTGGTGCTTTCGACATCAGTATTTCTCAATGGCCAAAATTGCGGGCACTTGGAAGAGTTTGGGACGCATTAGAGGAAGATCCATCTACGTCCGGCACATCCGAAGATGAATGGGAAGAGCAACTTGGAATCTTACTTTCAGCGATGCCAACGCTAGACCTATGGTTCGATGCTAAGGCCGGTATGTTCCACTATGTCTCTCCGTTTCTATCAAAATTCAGTTGGAAAGGCGGCGCAGTAGGTGTCCGATTGCGTCTGGAACCCGCAACGAACATTGAGGATTTGAAGCAACTAGCTTGGGAGTATCACCAGGCGAGAATGCCAGTGAAGGATATGGGGAAGGATTCGCTTGCCTGGCCTATTGATCTCCTAGATTTTTGGCTACGCGAAGCTTCCCTGCTGGGCCAAGTTCGAGCTTATAAGTTGGATGCTGATAACAATCCTTTGGACGGAATAAGGACCTATGTTAGCCAGACACTGGATGCTGACTCTAGCCCAATTGATCGAAAAAACCTGCAGAAACTTATACGAGTAGACTTTGTGGCTGCACAGCGTGGCCTTGGTAGTGAGGAAGCCGATTCTCGATCTGCTTCTGGCCCTCATCGCATAGGTTTGTTCTCCAATCAGCTTCTCAAATTTGCTCGACAGCACCTAAATGTGGCTGCAACAGGTCATGGGCACCGAGCTGACCTCATAAAAGCTGTTGCTGATGCGCAGCAGGAACTGGATAAAAAGATCCATGAGGCTATTGGACCATCGGTAGAAGAGGTTAAAGAGCTTGGGTACCCTGGTTTACATGATCCTCAGGAGATTCATTTCCGCACGCGCATACAGACAGCTGATTTACTCGACCATGGAACCGCTGTTCAATACAGCATGCAGAAGGATTCGTTAGAAGAGCTTCTCCCGGAATATTCCATTGGTCTCGGTTATCAGAATTTACAATCGCTTAGCTACCAACTTGTTTCTTTCAAGGCTGCTCGCCTAAATCCTGAGAAGGGCGCTCCAGTACCTGTTCACCTGGTTATGATTGAGGAGCCCGAGGCTCATTTGCACGTCCAGGTACAACGTATATTTCCTGGCAAGGCACATAAGTTAATCAGTCCTAACGGTAGTGATGAGCTAGGACTTAAAAGCCAATTGATTATCAGTACTCATTCTAGTCATCTGGCACATGCTGAGAATTTTGACCGGCTACGATATGTTCGTCGCATTGCTAAGAGTGAAGAAAAACCCATGCCTACCACTGAGGTGGTCAATCTAGGGCAAGTTTTTGGTGATGACAAAACGACCCGTCAATTCGCCGAGCGTTATTTTCGCGTTCAACACACAGATCTTTTATTCGCCAATGCTGCAATCTTTGTCGAGGGGGTTGCTGAGCGTATGCTGTTGCCTCTTTTCATTGAAAGAGATTTTGCAATACTCAACAGCCGCTATCTGTCCTTCCTTGATATTGGTGGTAGCCATGCTCATCGGCTAAGATCTCTCGTTGAAAGACTCCGTATTCCAACTGTAATTATTACTGATATCGATCCAGTTGAAGAAAGACCAGGTAAGCCTAAAAAAAATGGGGAACCGACTACAACCTTGGTTGTTGTGGCTAATACAGGACAGCCTGGGCTGCAATGCGGAAACCCGACTCTTCGTGGATGGCATCCTAAGCTGCAACAGCTTGAAGATTTCAAGAACCCGAAAGATGAGCATCTTGTCTGGAACGAAATTGCCGAATGTTCTGTGCGATTCGCATGGCAATTGCCTGTAGCCGAAGCTGATGGTCAGTGGCCAAGTACTTTTGAAGACTCTCTAATTCTTAGAAATATCCCTTGGTTTAAGCAACTGATTGATGAAAAAGTCGATGGTGATGGAAAGCAAATCAAACCGCCGAAGGGCGCGCTGGGCTCAGTCGCTAGAAAGGTTGCCGATAATGATAATATTCCAGAGCTGCTCTCAGCTTTGCATAATCTAATGCATGGGTCTTTTAATAAAGGAGACTTTGCCGCAAGCATCTTTGAAATGATCGCGGCGGATGAGCCGATCGCTTGTCCCAAATATATTGAGGATGCACTGGAATGGCTCCAGACACAGTTGGAACCAGGCAAGGAGTTGATGTCATGA
- a CDS encoding inovirus Gp2 family protein, translating to MSNDMGYNQHHINRIHETLQNSLREYPRTFILNIILRFPDANYESYKTDHQLITRFMESLKSQIKQTQKRKVKQGKRVHPRNVRYVWAREFGEEKGKKHYHVALMLNNDAYYSAGTYYPIQGHYVHCLGLMIMEAWIRTLNLHAYPEYQKKYYPLIEFVHEGDFNLNANGEHFAWHYDTIMRRLSYLAKRFSKDNSDKHRNFGCSQS from the coding sequence ATGAGCAACGATATGGGTTACAATCAGCATCACATCAACCGTATTCATGAAACACTGCAGAATTCCTTACGTGAGTACCCAAGGACGTTTATCCTGAATATTATTCTGAGGTTTCCTGATGCTAATTACGAAAGCTATAAGACAGATCATCAATTGATAACCCGCTTTATGGAGTCGTTAAAATCACAGATTAAACAAACGCAGAAGAGAAAGGTAAAACAGGGTAAACGAGTTCATCCCCGTAACGTTCGTTATGTATGGGCGAGAGAGTTCGGTGAAGAAAAAGGAAAGAAGCATTATCATGTAGCATTGATGCTGAATAACGATGCCTATTACAGTGCCGGTACCTATTATCCGATACAGGGACATTACGTTCACTGTCTGGGATTGATGATTATGGAGGCATGGATCAGAACGTTGAACCTTCACGCATATCCGGAGTATCAAAAAAAATATTATCCCCTGATAGAGTTTGTACATGAAGGTGATTTTAATTTGAATGCAAATGGGGAACATTTTGCCTGGCATTACGATACTATCATGAGAAGACTGTCTTATCTGGCTAAGCGATTTAGTAAAGATAATTCTGACAAACACAGGAATTTTGGTTGCAGCCAGTCCTGA
- a CDS encoding DUF3987 domain-containing protein: MSYLPPTSPYSPSQSNPVYPFPTEQLPPLLQNAIRYLQDGGKNPAELAANAVLGAVSMACQYHISVFNPYTQMEGHCALNFLTLADSGTGKSTIINQTMKPFVSFRERLAVEYSDILSAWQEDFLIWKTKHKALNSSLLDAFKKDHGVDEARAALKCHPSIGPCKPILPTLVYNDTSHAALIAGLEKYPYAGLISDEASNFFDYRLKDKLAFLNKAWDGDVYDYNRSNREPISIKPTLTVSLMLQPSLFLDYMKKDGNKALESGFLSRFLFTNIYPGNSSGSGIMGHRHNSNVPHRDEAALAYFHAQIDKLLEQQKKQIYLGSTDKKVIRLSSEAELYWEHLRDNWVDLTLQGNIWYYIKPMVLKANTNTLRIAAMLSYFSDQEADIISLDTLTKAATIIVWYLNHAASWFYQFTDESKFKQDAYELHMWIYQRFITNNCMPIKKNDVIKYGPNKFRRSDKLEPLLNAILNTGSILYCRSNPHSAVHITLRMNNGGYAPLIENLGGPQLSPQHDIKHLN; encoded by the coding sequence ATGTCATATTTACCACCAACCTCCCCATATTCGCCTTCCCAGTCGAATCCTGTTTACCCCTTCCCAACGGAACAATTGCCTCCGCTGTTGCAGAATGCCATTCGCTATCTACAGGATGGGGGTAAAAATCCGGCTGAATTAGCCGCTAACGCAGTCCTCGGCGCGGTATCGATGGCCTGCCAGTATCATATTTCTGTATTCAACCCCTACACCCAAATGGAAGGGCATTGCGCACTTAACTTTCTAACACTTGCTGACTCAGGCACAGGGAAATCGACAATCATCAATCAGACAATGAAGCCCTTTGTTTCATTCAGAGAACGGTTGGCTGTTGAGTATTCGGATATATTGTCTGCCTGGCAGGAAGATTTTCTCATCTGGAAAACAAAGCATAAGGCTCTGAATAGTAGCCTGCTTGATGCTTTCAAAAAAGATCATGGTGTCGATGAAGCTCGGGCAGCGTTGAAATGTCATCCATCCATCGGCCCTTGCAAACCGATACTGCCCACGCTCGTTTACAATGACACCTCACATGCTGCGCTTATTGCTGGACTGGAAAAGTATCCTTATGCGGGCTTAATTTCTGATGAAGCCAGCAACTTTTTTGACTACCGACTCAAAGACAAACTGGCATTCCTGAACAAGGCTTGGGATGGCGACGTTTATGATTACAACCGTAGTAATCGTGAACCGATAAGTATTAAACCCACTCTGACAGTGTCATTGATGTTGCAGCCTTCCCTTTTTCTCGATTACATGAAAAAGGACGGTAATAAAGCGTTAGAGAGTGGCTTTTTATCCCGCTTCCTGTTCACAAATATCTATCCGGGTAACTCTTCGGGTTCAGGTATAATGGGCCATCGTCATAATTCGAACGTGCCCCATCGTGATGAGGCCGCATTAGCCTACTTTCATGCCCAAATTGATAAATTGCTCGAGCAGCAAAAGAAACAGATATACTTAGGTAGCACAGACAAGAAAGTAATTAGACTTTCATCTGAGGCTGAACTCTACTGGGAGCACCTGCGCGATAACTGGGTGGATCTGACGTTACAAGGTAATATCTGGTACTACATCAAACCAATGGTGCTGAAGGCCAACACAAATACATTACGTATTGCCGCAATGCTCAGTTATTTTTCCGATCAGGAGGCTGACATTATTTCTCTTGATACGCTTACGAAGGCAGCAACGATAATAGTCTGGTATCTCAACCATGCTGCATCCTGGTTTTATCAGTTCACTGATGAATCTAAATTTAAGCAAGACGCTTACGAACTCCATATGTGGATTTACCAACGATTTATTACCAATAACTGTATGCCAATCAAAAAGAATGATGTTATTAAATATGGACCCAACAAATTTCGCCGTAGTGATAAACTCGAACCACTACTGAATGCCATATTGAACACCGGGAGTATTTTATACTGTCGCTCAAACCCCCACTCTGCTGTGCATATTACATTGCGGATGAACAACGGAGGGTATGCTCCACTTATCGAGAATTTAGGGGGACCGCAGTTGTCTCCACAGCACGATATTAAACATCTCAATTAG